The genomic stretch ACAACTATGTTAACATAATTAACATGCTACGTCTATACTATGTGGTATGCATGGAGTGAAGGAAAACAAATTAAGTTGGTCCATACCGCGCGGGTGTCGGTAGCAACAGCAGTGACAACAAAAAGGAGATTGAATGTGATGAGGAATTCGAGAGCAAAAGCCTGGCCAGTGTTTACAGAAGGAACAGTAACGCCACCAGACATGAAAGGATGAAAAACACCCTTGAGAGCAAAAGAAGCACAAACTGATGCTGAAACCTGCGCTGCAACATAGGCCGGCACTTGAACCCACGGAAAATGACGAAGTGCTGCAAATGCAATGGTGAGCGACGGATTAAGATGTGCTCCAGAAATATGGCCCGTCGACAGAATCACGATCATAACGGCCAGCCCAGAGCAAGCTGCATTTCCGATTAGAGATTCGGCTCCGTTGTACTTTTGGTTCACAATTGGCCCGGCTGTTGCAGCAAATATAAGGATAAATGTTCCCACGAACTCTGCTCCCAACTGTATCAACACAGACGTTTTTACACTTTAGGGTATGACAATTAGttttataacaacaacaacaacaacaacccagtataatctcacttagtggggtctggggagggtagtgtgtacgcagaccttacccctactctggggtagagaggctgtttccaaatagaccctcggcatccttccctccaagaacttctcaccttgctcttgggtagactggaactcacaacctcttggttggaagtggacgTTGGAAGTATGACAATTAGTTCTATAAATGCAACAAAATAACAATGAAGGACTTATATTTTAGAATTCAGAACTTGCAAGTTGAACTACTAAAACAGTGACCATCGGTTTGTAATCTATTGGCACCACAAAAACCTACTAAATTTTAGAATTCAGATTGAAATTTCCACTTTCTTGAGAAGAATCTTGCATGCGCTCAATTAGGGCAATACAAACCGAACCAAAAAACGGCATCAAATCGAAAAGTCAAACCAACCCGATTAAAAAACCCGATTAGGTTTAGTTTGGTATTGCGTAAAAAAATTCGAACCAAactgacatataaatatataatctttatatatacttttaagattttatatagaattaatttctttaaaaaaatatctAGAAATATTTGAGATTCTCTTGcgggatataatatttaataaaatatgaAGTGCTTCATATTTATTAACCTTATATAATATGTTGTATGATCGCGTTCTTATCAAGTGTTACTGAAATGTGTgaatctctttgttcttccataaTCATACGTcaagatctattaaattcttatatcttttttgaatttgaagtggttattattatttaggtatcatattgatttttatgtttaattattaaattcggttaaccttgaaagtgtacatcaacaaaaaattattgtcatacgactaaaataataactatcatgtgttactaagtAAATTCTTCCGTAAGAATATTTAATAGATAATATGTTtatcaattttttaatttttactaaacatatatttactaatcaaaaatttaacaaaataagattgaaataatatttaagtaacaaaaaacccgaaaaacccgCCAAAACCGAACCACTAGTAGTTGGTTTGGTTCTGTATGTATACCCCTACTCTCAAtataaaaagggaaagaaaaaaaaaaaataggagaAGAACGGACACATGAAAGCGATGTTTAATGTGCTGTAAATCAAATTCCCAATTAAGACTTTGACTGAATAAAGTAATTTTTTACTTAAGACTATAGCACATTTCATACCCGTGAGAGATGAGTTTGTCCTTTAAGTTTTCCTCGTTTTATTCGCTTATTTTTGTACTTAAATATTATATAGTCTTTCACCACAAAAGGAGTATTGGTAACTAGAAAAAAACGAGTCTTGATATGCATTTTTGAGTTTAACAAAAGGATATTAATCTGAGTTTAATAAATTTATCTTGTGACATAATCATGCTTCTAATGGTTTATTAAGTACCCAATGATCTACCTAACTCCCTAATTTTTCTAACCAAAACTTATTATTAGCCAGGTATTCTAAGTGGACCAACAATTAAATTAATGAAAATCTAAAAGCATAgccaaaaaaataataatcaatATCACTAGAATTGATCTTAAAAAGAGATGCaaatatcttaaagaaaaatataatatgaCAACATTCTAGCAATTGAGATACTGGGCAAAAGCAGGTACAATTGACACAACCATTGGACCTTGACATATGAAATGTCAAATGCAAATTAATTGCGTGCACAGATAGTCGTTTCCAGTGATATTATTTAGAAATTAGCCCGTAATTATTTTATcgtaaaaattttaaattaaaaatttcaATTGCAGCATAATTCAGAATATTTTTTAGAGTGTGTACCTTGCGAGTGAGGGAGACATCTGGTGCGGGGAAGTCGGAAAGACACGTGTGAGGAGTGCCCCATGTTGGAGCATCCAAAGGCAAGCACTTGCATCGGGGCATTGACTTTCGATCATAATTAGACCCCATTGAGTCCACTCGAATCGACGAGAATAGCGGCGTTGGTGTCCCCGGCGTTGCCGGCGCCGATACTGGTGATTCAAATTCCGGCATCTCCgatccttttcctttcttttttttttttggtttttttttttttttttttttggttttttggaAAGAGAGATAAGCTAGGTTTCTTTCAATGGAGAAGTATTACatgattttttggcttttttaaaTGTTTAGCTACACGATATTCAGTTTAACAGCCAGATCGTTTGATCCTCAGAATAATCAGAATCCGGCAGCAAACATAACAAATggaaaaaaaagttttttttttattttcttttttgtggTGGGAACAAGAAGCTAGGAGAAAAAAGTTACATGCTTTATAGGTTTTTATAATTGTGCCACTAAGGAATACAAGAACTGAAGCTATCCAGCTTAACTATATATGCACTAATTAAGATGATGGCGAAACCTTGAGCATATATAGGATCTGAATTACAGTACAAAACAAGAAACCAGTACGATGACTAACTCAGACTGCTTAATGAATAAATTGAAGAGGATCCAACTTTTGATAGTAACAGACAAAaaagataaagaagaagaagaaatagattAACGAAACAGTGGAAACAAGAACCAGAAATGATTTTAGGCAAGGACAGGCAGTGGGTTATATGTTTTGGGTAATGGCATATGTAATCTACGACATATTATATACACACACTGCtttagacaagaggggttgccatgatggtaagcaaccccacTTCCAAttgagaggttgtgagttcgagtctccccaagagcaaggtaggaagttcttggagggaaggatgccgggggtctatttggaaacagtctcgagcaaggtgggaagttcttagagggaaggatgccggggtctatttgaaaacagtctctctacccttagCTATAAAGTAAATAAATTACTCCTACAGTAGTAAAAGGAAGCCGACAATCTTATGACAGAGACAAGAAGAGAGAGATAGAAAAGTCAATGCTTACATTGCTAAACTGACAGGGCGGTATGATAAATAAGTATAACAGCAAAGACTATCAACACTTTTTCTCCttaattattattactttttttttttttcgcaCAATACTTTCTCTCCTTATTCGATTATACTACTACTTAAAGAATAGATGAGAAGAGAAGTTTTGCTGGTATTAATTATATTGAGATTATTTTTTATTGACCATTTGATATATTGTAGTAATTTGTGATTGTAAATTTTAATGTTTGAGATTAGTTATTTTGAGGTTATTTTTTATTGATCATTTGATATATTGTATTAATCTTGTGACTGTAAATTTTAATGTTTGAGATTagttattttgagattatttttTATTGACCATTTGATATATCGTATTAATCTTGTGATTGTAAATTTTAATGTTTATTTTGGGTTTATTATTCCATAATCTGATAGGTATAAATTATCCTgctattatttttaattttgagatAACTTATCTGATGATTAGTAACCAAACAAGGAATAAGATCGTACTAAATTTTTTGTGCCAAAATTATTTTTGTTTATCCATTATACCAAACGACCCGTAGaacccgtttggacataagaattttttcactttttttgaaaaaatttcgttttttttaaattaGTGTTTGGTCattaaattttcaattttcacttgaagataaattatttttcgaaaatttaaaaaactccaaaaagttgttttccaaaattttcactcagatcactcacaaaacttcaaaaacaacctaGAATTATATTAATGTCcgaacacaactctaattttcaaatatcaattttcacttgaaaaaaatttcacttttttcGACTTTTATCATTCTTATGGTTCAAACGCCCACTTAGGGGTCGTTTCGCAAGAGGTATTAGAAGAAATATTGCAAGCATTAGCTCTTTGCATtactaataccttgtttggtacaTTTTTTTAATATATGTATAACTAATATACATCATACTTAGTATTATACTATGTATAAATAATACATAGAAAATCATAACATTAGTAATGCAAGGGTTTTTAATACTTGTATAAACATGATTAAAGACCTCCCCCCAAATCCCTAAAAACCTAATCTCAAATACTTTCCCCATATTTTTAGCAAACagacttcttcttcattttcctcttCAGAGATCAAAGTCAAATGTTCACAGGTAAAAAGATTTTCAGtgtccccccctccccccaaactTTTTGAACCACTATTTCACAAGTTGGGTACAGTTCGTTCTCTACTAAATAACATAGTATCAATTTTATATGTATTCATTCTTTTCTCATTGTTGTATGAATTTCTTATTCTGTTATTTATGTAGTAAATTTTATAGCTAGAATTAAAAATTGTGGAGGGTATTTTGTTAAACACTCAATTTTTTAAAAGTTAGGTATTGCTTTAATACACCAAATCAAATATTGGATAAGAAATAATGTCAGTATAACTAATGTCAACATAACTAATATCAGCATTATTAATACCAGAATTACTAATACACTCTATTCAACACTATTCTTGTACCttctaccaaacgaccccttagtctATTACCCCCACGATGAATTATTCTCATACGGTAATAATTTCCTACTATTAATAAGAGGGAGTTTGAGGAGCTTGGGGTCAACATGTATGCTTCACCTGTTAGCTTGaagggattttttttttgaaatttcaccGTTTACTGCTTTTTGAAGCTGTCACTTCCTCATCTTGACCCCTTTTTATGGGTTTGGCTATTGCTCCACTTCTTTGTATTTTAATTTGCCGTataaaattttaacttttttcaGTAGAATTaataggaaaatgatgatttagttGGAACTGAAAGACtattaagattttttttaaaagtactatAAAATTAAACGCTACACCTTTACTTGAGGATCAAAATGAattgattttaaattttttaatttttaaatgataaatgaaaatgttaaaattatacgaggtagtcaaataaatttgtctgttaatatcctgatttatatatatatttttttattccgttttgtattttatttgcaattaaatttatttgttgtttatgcttagtttagattattttttagcgtagtaaaatccagacctttttagcggagtaaaacgtagacccttatagcgtagtaaaatttagagccttgtagcatagtaatgtgtagtattttagcttagaattctttttgtttaagtatcttatactggtatttgaaaatgcaaactttctacaattaagttaataattgtatcaacacacataattagtaatttgtacaattaagttattaaaaaatatgaatttaaattataataaaaacacattatatatatatatatatatatatatatatatatatataatttgtacaattaagttattaaaaaataataatttaaattataataaaaacatacacacacacacacacacacacacacacacatatatatatatatatatataatttgtacaattaagttattaaaaaataataatttaaattataataaaaatacacacacacacacacacacatatatatatatatatatatatatatataatttgtacaattaagttattaaaaaatatgaatttaaattataataaaaaacacataattattaatgatagtttacagttgacgacatggacgcgactatacatcccggccctcggacgttggatctattagccctacagtcccagcatagatccgagtatatatgggacggacagttgcttacgcaaactttccgggctaggagagtggatctattgtgggagtttttgagtcctccccacgttctacatccccgcgtgGTTCATTACCTGGAGGaaatgggattatataggattattaggattggccggatacagctcgactatgctttgatcacggccttgattgagcgctggcgaccggagacgcacactttccatttgccaatcggcgaggccaccatcacactgcaggacgctgagattttatatggcctgtccgctgatggcttgccagttttactgcttgcgaccatgagatattattcgcggcaggcatattgggatatgctgcacatgctcacgggtttcatgccggaggacgaggaggtagcgtctgggtccagtcgtatacagttggtccccattagagaccacctggtgcagatccaccatactatcaccgacgagtcagcggaggtggatgtacaacgatatacgaggctgctgttgctccttctatttaggggggtcttgttcccgaacacttcggggaacctagtgagcctccgtttttTGCATCATATTACCCGGTTCGAGGATACAACCATCTACAGTTGGGGTGGTGCTGTCATCTCATACctgtacaggcagatgtgccgggcttgcatcggcacacagagagacgtttgcggctttctgccgcttctacaggtgacaatattttcaaataatatgtccattagttacaattctacttagttatagttaatcttataatttacgtcaactttgtatgttaggtttgggcctgggagcgatttctgcagtttcagccacctctaccacaactACCGACTAATGTAGAAATTTCGCAACTCCCTCTagcctgtaggtgggttatgcgtcgtactcttgcacgagagtatgatgcccatcataatctcccct from Nicotiana sylvestris chromosome 12, ASM39365v2, whole genome shotgun sequence encodes the following:
- the LOC104248606 gene encoding probable aquaporin NIP5-1 isoform X2, with amino-acid sequence MPEFESPVSAPATPGTPTPLFSSIRVDSMGSNYDRKSMPRCKCLPLDAPTWGTPHTCLSDFPAPDVSLTRKLGAEFVGTFILIFAATAGPIVNQKYNGAESLIGNAACSGLAVMIVILSTGHISGAHLNPSLTIAFAALRHFPWVQVPAYVAAQVSASVCASFALKGVFHPFMSGGVTVPSVNTGQAFALEFLITFNLLFVVTAVATDTRAVGELAGIAVGATVMLNILVAGPSSGASMNPVRTLGPAVAAGNYKSLWIYIVAPTLGALAGAAVYTLVKLRGDDSSETPRQVRSFRR
- the LOC104248606 gene encoding probable aquaporin NIP5-1 isoform X3, translated to MGHSSHVSFRLPRTRCLPHSQELIVILPTSTSNQEVVSSSLPKSKVRSSWREGCRGSIWKQPLYPRVGLGAEFVGTFILIFAATAGPIVNQKYNGAESLIGNAACSGLAVMIVILSTGHISGAHLNPSLTIAFAALRHFPWVQVPAYVAAQVSASVCASFALKGVFHPFMSGGVTVPSVNTGQAFALEFLITFNLLFVVTAVATDTRAVGELAGIAVGATVMLNILVAGPSSGASMNPVRTLGPAVAAGNYKSLWIYIVAPTLGALAGAAVYTLVKLRGDDSSETPRQVRSFRR
- the LOC104248606 gene encoding probable aquaporin NIP5-1 isoform X1 produces the protein MPEFESPVSAPATPGTPTPLFSSIRVDSMGSNYDRKSMPRCKCLPLDAPTWGTPHTCLSDFPAPDVSLTRKVVSSSLPKSKVRSSWREGCRGSIWKQPLYPRVGLGAEFVGTFILIFAATAGPIVNQKYNGAESLIGNAACSGLAVMIVILSTGHISGAHLNPSLTIAFAALRHFPWVQVPAYVAAQVSASVCASFALKGVFHPFMSGGVTVPSVNTGQAFALEFLITFNLLFVVTAVATDTRAVGELAGIAVGATVMLNILVAGPSSGASMNPVRTLGPAVAAGNYKSLWIYIVAPTLGALAGAAVYTLVKLRGDDSSETPRQVRSFRR